Sequence from the Hyalangium gracile genome:
CGCGGGGCTCCATCTTCATCGCCACGCACCAGCCGGAGAACCTGAAGCTCATTGACGAGGTGTCCTTCGCCACGAGCCTCATCGTCCAGCCCGTGCTCGCGTTCCAGGAGGACATCGAGCGCACCCTGCGCCGTCACGGCCTCATCGCCGGGCGCCACGTGGAGCCCATCGAGCTGCCTCCGGAGGAGGACTTCCGGTGGGACCACAGCCGCTACCGCTGAGCCTGGCCGCCTGCTCCCAGAGGCCAGGCGGATGTCCAGGCGCATGCGTTCCCGAGCGGGGGCCCTGTGCCAGACCCGTGTGGCACGCGGGAAGCATCAGGCGTGCTCGCGGGGTTCCGCTTCCTGGTTGACTCCCTCTCCCAGACACCATGCCTTTCCTGACCATTCGCGGTGTGCAGCTCTACTACGAGGACACGGGTGGGCCCGGCGAGCCGATCGTCTTCAGCCACGGGCTGCTGTGGAACTCGAACCTCTACTCCCGGCAGATCGAGGCCCTGAAGGGGCGCTATCGCTGCATCGCCTATGACCATCGCGGACAGGGTCGAAGCACGGCTCCGCCGGGCAAGGGCATCGATCTGCGCACCGTCTACGAAGATGCGGTGGCCTTCATCCAGGCGCTGGGGCTGGCGCCCTGTCACTTCGTGGGCCTGTCCATGGGCGGCTTCGTGGGGCTGCGCGTGGCGGCGCGCCACCCGGAGCTGCTGCGCTCGCTGACGCTGCTGGACACCTCCGCGTGCTCCGAGTCGCTGTGGAACCTGTCGCGCTACTGGCTGCTCACGGCGACGACGCACTGGCTGGGGCTGCGCCCGGTGGTGGACCGGCTCATGTCCATCTACTTCGGGCAGACCTTCATGAAGGATCCGGCGCGGGCCGCGGAGCGGGAGGAGCTGCGCCGGCAGCTGCTGCAGAACCCGCGGGACGTCTGGCGGGCCATGCAGGGCGTCATCACCCGGCGAGGCGTCACCGAGGAGCTGTCGCGCATCAGCACGCCGACGCTCATCCTGGTGGGTGAGGAGGACGTGGTGACGCGGCCGGAGATGGCCGAGACGCTGCACACGCGCATCCAGGGCTCGCGGCTGGTGCTGCTGCCTCACGTGGGGCACATGTCCAACCTGGAGCAGCCGGAGCTGGTGAACCGGGCCATCCACCGGTTCCTGTCCGGGCTCGC
This genomic interval carries:
- a CDS encoding alpha/beta fold hydrolase, whose product is MPFLTIRGVQLYYEDTGGPGEPIVFSHGLLWNSNLYSRQIEALKGRYRCIAYDHRGQGRSTAPPGKGIDLRTVYEDAVAFIQALGLAPCHFVGLSMGGFVGLRVAARHPELLRSLTLLDTSACSESLWNLSRYWLLTATTHWLGLRPVVDRLMSIYFGQTFMKDPARAAEREELRRQLLQNPRDVWRAMQGVITRRGVTEELSRISTPTLILVGEEDVVTRPEMAETLHTRIQGSRLVLLPHVGHMSNLEQPELVNRAIHRFLSGLAPRQEEFGVMASAAPP